From Solidesulfovibrio carbinoliphilus subsp. oakridgensis, the proteins below share one genomic window:
- a CDS encoding response regulator: protein MPKHILIVDDSKTVRNLVAFIMRKEGFKVTAAEDGLDGLEKLYTDPQVDLIITDINMPRMDGITFIKTVREQEVYRDIPIVVLSTEGEERDIHAGLSIGANLYMVKPAQPEVMVRNVKMLLG from the coding sequence ATGCCCAAGCATATCCTCATCGTGGACGACTCGAAGACCGTGCGCAACCTTGTGGCGTTTATCATGCGCAAGGAGGGCTTCAAGGTCACGGCCGCCGAGGACGGCCTGGACGGGCTGGAGAAGCTTTATACCGATCCGCAGGTGGATCTCATCATCACCGACATCAACATGCCGCGCATGGACGGCATCACGTTCATAAAGACCGTGCGCGAGCAGGAAGTCTATCGGGACATCCCCATCGTGGTGCTGTCCACCGAAGGCGAGGAACGCGACATCCACGCCGGGCTGTCCATCGGGGCGAACCTTTATATGGTCAAGCCCGCCCAGCCCGAAGTGATGGTTCGAAACGTCAAGATGCTGCTGGGTTAA
- a CDS encoding ParA family protein has translation MAQILAIANQKGGVGKTTTALSLAGALGMMGRRVLVMDLDPHGCASAHMGIFPESVAASSADVFWATAPERVPWDRIVSRAGRAAFDLAPSHSRLSDMETDLRDRKGKGVLLKEALARGPAYDHVILDCPPHTGVVLVNALVAADLLLIPIQTDFLALHGVRNLFETMRALNQVLPRPIAYRALATMFDRRAKACLRVVELLREKFRGRMFGTVIGLDTKFREASALGRVIQDVAPDSRGAREYRSLAEEVLAL, from the coding sequence TTGGCCCAGATTCTGGCCATAGCCAACCAGAAGGGCGGGGTGGGCAAGACCACCACGGCCTTGTCGCTGGCGGGGGCCCTCGGCATGATGGGCCGGCGGGTCCTGGTCATGGACCTCGATCCCCATGGCTGCGCCTCGGCGCATATGGGCATTTTCCCCGAGAGTGTGGCGGCGTCGTCGGCGGATGTGTTCTGGGCCACGGCCCCAGAGCGGGTGCCCTGGGACAGGATCGTCAGCCGGGCCGGCCGGGCGGCGTTCGACCTGGCCCCGAGCCATTCCAGGCTTTCGGACATGGAAACGGACCTGAGGGACCGCAAGGGGAAGGGCGTGCTGCTCAAGGAAGCCCTGGCAAGGGGACCGGCATACGACCACGTGATCCTCGACTGTCCGCCCCACACCGGGGTGGTGCTGGTCAACGCGCTGGTGGCGGCCGATCTCCTGCTCATCCCCATTCAGACGGATTTTTTGGCGCTCCACGGCGTGCGCAACCTTTTTGAAACCATGCGGGCCCTGAACCAGGTCCTGCCGCGCCCCATCGCCTACCGGGCCCTGGCCACCATGTTCGACCGGCGGGCCAAGGCCTGCCTGCGGGTAGTGGAACTGTTGCGGGAAAAGTTCCGGGGCCGGATGTTCGGCACGGTCATTGGCCTGGACACCAAGTTCCGCGAGGCAAGCGCCCTGGGACGGGTCATCCAGGACGTGGCCCCGGACAGCCGGGGCGCCCGCGAATACCGGAGCCTGGCCGAGGAGGTTTTGGCCCTGTGA
- a CDS encoding chemotaxis protein CheW encodes MSPSLEEYFKDTVVLPEPGPGRGTFTEAERDFLTRYMGADFETALTRQGLSRPAAVESVTGPLSTGPAAAPPGRSAPPAATSQAAPATGTNGTGPAAGEDPARRAGAGQAGIADAAPALATAEDGDAALEAGLREAREVKLVGFRVAGQELALPIAQVQEVLRAVPVTRLPTAPPHIVGILNLRGRVVPMVDLAEIMDFSGQRGEKRFVIVCRCRGMLVGLMVEALTTMHQADGQAIEWGVEARIGVASDLVSGLLKVGDALVAILSVDSLFQKVLKS; translated from the coding sequence GTGAGTCCGAGTCTGGAAGAATATTTCAAGGACACCGTGGTCCTGCCCGAACCCGGGCCGGGCCGGGGGACGTTCACCGAGGCGGAACGGGATTTTTTGACGCGCTACATGGGCGCGGATTTCGAGACCGCGCTGACGCGGCAGGGCCTGTCCCGGCCGGCGGCGGTGGAGTCGGTCACGGGACCGCTCTCGACCGGGCCGGCCGCCGCGCCTCCCGGTCGAAGCGCGCCGCCCGCCGCGACGAGCCAGGCGGCCCCGGCGACCGGAACCAACGGCACAGGCCCGGCCGCCGGCGAAGATCCGGCCCGGCGGGCCGGTGCCGGACAGGCGGGGATCGCAGACGCGGCGCCGGCCTTGGCCACGGCCGAGGACGGGGACGCGGCCCTGGAGGCCGGCCTGCGCGAGGCCCGGGAGGTCAAGCTGGTCGGGTTCCGGGTGGCCGGCCAGGAGCTGGCCCTGCCCATCGCCCAGGTCCAGGAAGTGCTGCGGGCCGTGCCCGTGACCCGGCTTCCCACCGCGCCGCCCCACATCGTCGGGATTTTAAACCTGCGCGGCCGGGTGGTGCCCATGGTGGACCTGGCCGAAATCATGGACTTTTCGGGCCAGCGGGGCGAGAAGCGCTTCGTCATCGTGTGCCGCTGCCGGGGCATGCTCGTGGGGCTCATGGTGGAGGCCCTGACCACCATGCACCAGGCCGACGGGCAGGCCATCGAATGGGGGGTGGAGGCCCGCATCGGCGTGGCTTCGGACCTCGTCTCGGGGCTGCTCAAGGTCGGGGACGCCCTGGTCGCGATCCTCTCCGTTGACAGCCTTTTCCAAAAGGTTTTGAAGAGTTGA
- a CDS encoding chemotaxis protein CheA → MSQDFMDPELFADFIVEAREHLETIEPNLLELERNPGNLSLLNDIFRPMHSLKGASGFLGLNAINLLAHKAENILDELRKGNIAVSAEIMDVILAATDLLRMMIENLEQTGAEGDVDTSAVIARIAAQLGGGPAPAPQAPAMAGAGDFPAEDVPPPAEAAPAAPDPAPVAATEAVSDAVSPSGPHTGSDTGSDTARGAAAKIARLLEELPPFVPDTYPLTSIGEGHMADFLEEAREIIERLNAALLELESAGDGRTESINDIFRYFHNLKGNSGIIGHKELNGLTHEAETLLNRVRKGEIRTSPAMVDLLLAVVDQVEALVSQIEPATSVATPLDIRPLVARLKQATEDGEVAEPAAESRAGEEPEPERAPEPEPEPGPEPELEPEPEPQPEPAPGPAAGKVPPKAAASGYDPEDVAVFESTIAQQITYMTQALAGLVEDADSKDMVDGLFRALVTIQNSSGYMGLADLKTHAERTAGLVDQARKSGMSFEPFLDILRQECSILGDMIAAALDKLRAGQEAPAAAPAASLPPAATPTPPPAPEPAPAPPAEPEPKPAAPAKPEAKPTPKPEPRAEARPAPKAEPKAAPASAPAVQNNDVAGKPKVSATIRVDHEKLDHLMNLIGELLINRNRFAMLARSLEEGKNEVGYIAQQLTETTYAMARISDDLQDTIMKVRMVPVSTVFSRFPRLVRDLSRKSGKEVSLITDGEETELDKSVVEVIGDPLVHLIRNSVDHGIETEAERVAVGKPPVGRVWLRAYHRGNSVAIEIEDDGKGIDPAKMREVAVKKNLMTPEEAKSLDDRDAIDIIFMPGFSSAEKITDISGRGVGMDVVRTNIKNLKGTVSVTSEVGKGTKFTLALPLTLAIIDALMVVVAGQTYALPLDSVSETTKIEVRRMTEINRRKAVTLRGEVLGIVELAEVLDLPSTQGDEEIVPIVILQDNERRLGLIVDRLLERQEIVIKPLGAYLSEFDMRGISGATIMGDGSVVLILDPHEIYMMSTPGGRSKA, encoded by the coding sequence ATGAGCCAGGATTTCATGGATCCGGAACTGTTTGCCGACTTCATCGTGGAAGCGCGGGAGCATCTCGAAACCATCGAACCCAACCTTCTGGAGCTGGAGCGCAATCCCGGCAACCTGAGCCTTTTAAACGACATCTTCCGGCCCATGCACTCCCTCAAGGGCGCGTCGGGCTTCCTCGGGCTCAACGCCATAAACCTCCTGGCCCACAAGGCGGAAAATATCCTCGACGAGTTGCGCAAAGGCAACATCGCGGTCTCGGCCGAGATCATGGACGTGATCCTGGCGGCCACCGACCTCTTGCGCATGATGATCGAGAATCTGGAGCAGACCGGGGCCGAGGGCGACGTGGACACCTCGGCGGTCATCGCCCGCATCGCGGCCCAGCTCGGCGGGGGGCCGGCTCCGGCGCCCCAGGCGCCGGCCATGGCCGGGGCCGGCGATTTTCCGGCCGAGGACGTCCCGCCGCCGGCCGAAGCCGCGCCCGCCGCACCCGATCCCGCCCCGGTGGCCGCGACCGAGGCCGTTTCGGACGCCGTCTCCCCTTCCGGCCCGCACACCGGTTCGGACACCGGTTCGGACACCGCCCGGGGGGCTGCGGCCAAGATCGCCCGGCTGCTCGAAGAACTGCCGCCCTTTGTGCCCGACACCTATCCGCTCACCTCCATCGGCGAAGGCCACATGGCCGATTTTCTGGAAGAGGCCCGGGAGATCATCGAGCGTCTCAATGCCGCCCTCCTGGAACTCGAATCGGCCGGGGACGGACGCACCGAGAGCATAAACGACATCTTCCGGTATTTCCACAATTTGAAGGGCAACAGCGGCATCATCGGGCACAAGGAGTTAAACGGCCTGACCCACGAGGCCGAAACGCTCCTCAACCGGGTGCGAAAGGGCGAGATCCGGACCAGCCCGGCCATGGTGGACCTGCTTTTGGCCGTGGTCGATCAGGTCGAGGCCCTGGTCAGCCAGATCGAGCCGGCCACGAGCGTGGCCACGCCGCTCGACATCCGGCCGCTGGTCGCCCGCCTCAAGCAGGCGACCGAGGACGGCGAAGTGGCCGAGCCTGCGGCCGAATCCCGGGCCGGCGAAGAGCCGGAACCCGAGCGAGCCCCCGAGCCGGAACCCGAGCCGGGGCCTGAACCGGAGCTGGAACCCGAACCGGAGCCGCAGCCCGAACCCGCGCCCGGGCCCGCCGCCGGCAAGGTGCCGCCCAAGGCGGCCGCGTCGGGCTACGATCCCGAGGACGTGGCGGTCTTCGAATCCACCATTGCCCAGCAGATCACCTACATGACCCAGGCCCTGGCCGGGCTGGTGGAAGACGCCGACTCCAAGGACATGGTGGACGGCCTTTTCCGGGCCCTGGTCACCATCCAGAATTCCTCGGGCTACATGGGCCTTGCCGATCTCAAGACCCATGCCGAGCGCACGGCGGGCCTGGTCGACCAGGCCCGGAAGTCCGGCATGTCCTTCGAGCCCTTTCTCGACATCCTGCGCCAGGAGTGCTCGATCCTCGGCGACATGATCGCCGCAGCCCTGGACAAGCTGCGGGCGGGCCAGGAAGCCCCGGCCGCAGCGCCGGCCGCCTCCCTGCCGCCGGCCGCCACCCCGACGCCGCCGCCGGCTCCGGAACCGGCCCCCGCGCCGCCCGCCGAACCGGAACCGAAACCCGCCGCCCCGGCCAAGCCCGAGGCCAAGCCCACGCCCAAGCCGGAACCGAGGGCCGAGGCCAGGCCGGCTCCCAAGGCGGAGCCCAAGGCCGCCCCGGCGTCGGCCCCGGCCGTCCAGAACAACGACGTGGCCGGCAAGCCCAAGGTTTCGGCCACCATCCGGGTGGACCACGAAAAGCTCGACCACCTCATGAACCTGATCGGCGAGCTTTTGATCAACCGCAACCGCTTCGCCATGCTGGCCCGGTCCCTGGAAGAGGGAAAAAACGAGGTCGGCTACATCGCCCAGCAGCTGACCGAGACCACCTACGCCATGGCGCGCATTTCCGACGATCTGCAGGACACCATCATGAAGGTCCGCATGGTGCCGGTGTCCACGGTCTTCTCGCGCTTCCCGCGCCTGGTGCGCGACTTGTCCCGCAAGTCCGGCAAGGAAGTCAGCCTTATTACCGACGGCGAGGAAACGGAACTCGACAAGTCCGTGGTCGAGGTCATCGGCGATCCGCTCGTGCACCTCATCCGGAATTCCGTGGACCACGGCATCGAAACCGAGGCCGAACGCGTGGCCGTGGGCAAGCCGCCCGTGGGCCGGGTGTGGCTGCGGGCCTACCACCGGGGCAATTCCGTGGCCATCGAGATCGAGGACGACGGCAAGGGCATCGACCCGGCCAAGATGCGCGAAGTGGCGGTGAAAAAAAACCTCATGACCCCGGAGGAGGCCAAAAGCCTCGACGACCGGGACGCCATCGACATCATCTTCATGCCCGGCTTTTCCTCGGCCGAGAAGATCACCGACATCTCGGGCCGGGGGGTCGGCATGGACGTGGTGCGCACCAACATCAAGAACCTGAAGGGCACGGTCAGCGTGACCAGCGAAGTGGGAAAGGGCACCAAGTTCACCCTGGCCCTGCCGCTGACCTTGGCCATCATCGACGCCCTCATGGTGGTGGTGGCCGGCCAGACCTACGCCCTGCCCCTGGATTCCGTGTCCGAGACCACCAAGATCGAGGTCCGGCGCATGACCGAGATCAACCGGCGAAAGGCCGTCACGCTTCGCGGCGAGGTCCTTGGCATCGTGGAACTGGCCGAGGTCCTGGACCTGCCGTCGACCCAGGGCGACGAGGAGATCGTGCCCATCGTCATCCTCCAGGACAACGAGCGGCGGCTCGGGCTCATCGTGGACCGGCTGCTCGAACGCCAGGAGATCGTGATCAAGCCCCTTGGGGCCTATCTGTCCGAATTCGACATGCGCGGCATTTCCGGCGCGACCATCATGGGCGACGGATCGGTGGTGCTCATCCTCGATCCCCACGAGATCTACATGATGTCCACGCCCGGCGGCCGGTCCAAGGCCTAG